The Coffea arabica cultivar ET-39 chromosome 3c, Coffea Arabica ET-39 HiFi, whole genome shotgun sequence genome contains a region encoding:
- the LOC113734500 gene encoding uncharacterized protein, with the protein MSRCFPFPPPGYEKKPRLEDSSVLKEEKQKEKRQKKEKKEKEKREGKEKKDKERSDGKHRDKKDKKEKNKERKDKHREKKKEKCKDKDKSSTSETSRVTGIPEAKGVEKLNAGDGKIDRYSAEEKNHPAQFHGHNGGRSVESNLVASRAEESELVPQLDKSIRVEQKSIGDELVEKFSGLDKKRDDEAHRFAARNPGNLAEEKGKSSDKQFDNKKMEGRGTFSGNSVVYNLSKTTEGKVEGIPKVVEKNDERRLGEKEKTKERGNDKRGDKHKDKDRDKKSHGKDKDKEKERKKKKEKDTIGHKKNDQDKAEDGRSGIIGVIDSRSSSLSSDLQKNANVEGNPKKRKDVGINGFLHDTEVRPHKLQRPTSHQVVENGRKLEACQIQSLLTSDRQPNAAILKVDEKEGRKNGIIESLPLPAKPKSSAAAADVDEITAVLRKPPHPDSKYLSKVLSVPKMDEWSEFDDQEWLFASQAPRNPKKGGSAVGEELQVWSKALHIESADAVALPYVIPY; encoded by the exons ATGTCTCGCTGCTTTCCATTTCCACCACCAGGTTATGAAAAGAAGCCTAGACTAGAAGATTCAAGTGTACTAAAAGAG gagaaacagaaagaaaagagacagaaaaaggagaagaaagagaaagaaaagagagaaggcaaagaaaaaaaggatAAGGAGAGAAGTGATGGCAAACACAGGGACAAAAAggataaaaaagagaaaaacaaggaGAGAAAGGACAAACATAgggagaaaaagaaggaaaagtgcAAAGACAAAGATAAAAGCAGCACCTCAGAAACGAGCAGAGTTACTGGAATTCCTGAGGCTAAAGGAGTGGAGAAGCTCAATgcaggagatggaaaaattgaTAGATACTCTGCAGAGGAAAAGAACCATCCTGCTCAGTTTCATGGCCATAACGGAGGCAGAAGTGTTGAAAGCAACCTTGTTGCCAGTAGAGCTGAAGAATCAGAACTTGTTCCACAATTGGACAAGAGTATTAGAGTTGAACAAAAAAGTATTGGGGATGAGTTGGTTGAGAAATTCTCAGGTCTGGACAAAAAAAGGGATGATGAGGCACATAGATTTGCAGCCAGAAATCCTGGAAATTTGGCTGAAGAGAAGGGCAAAAGTAGTGATAAACAATTTGATAACAAGAAGATGGAGGGGCGAGGAACTTTTAGTGGAAACTCAGTTGTTTATAACCTTTCAAAAACGACTGAAGGTAAAGTTGAAGGAATCCCCAAGGTTGTGGAGAAAAATGATGAGAGACGGCTGGGAGAGaaggagaaaacaaaagaaagaggaaatgaTAAACGGGGAGACAAACATAAGGATAAAGACAGGGATAAGAAAAGCCATGGTAAGGACAAAGAcaaggaaaaagagaggaaaaagaagaaggagaaggatACAATTGGGCACAAAAAAAATGACCAGGACAAAGCAGAGGATGGTAGGAGTGGCATTATTGGTGTTATTGATAGCAGAAGCTCATCTCTTTCCTCGGACCTCCAAAAAAATGCTAATGTTGAGGGAAatcccaagaaaagaaaagatgttGGCATAAATGGTTTTCTCCATG ACACAGAAGTCAGGCCTCATAAACTACAACGGCCCACTTCTCACCAAGTGGTAGAGAATGGTAGGAAGTTGGAAGCTTGCCAAATTCAGAGCTTGCTTACTTCTGACAGGCAGCCAAATGCTGCAATACTTAAGGTGGATGAGAAGGAAGGCAGGAAAAATGGTATTATAGAGTCCCTACCATTGCCTGCAAAACCAAAAtcttctgctgctgctgctgatgtAGATGAAATTACTGCAGTATTAAGAAAACCTCCCCATCCTGATTCAAAGTATCTGAGCAAGGTACTTTCAGTCCCCAAGATGGACGAATGGTCTGAATTTGATGACCAGGAGTGGTTGTTTGCTAGCCAAGCTCCTAGGAACCCCAAGAAGGGTGGTAGTGCTGTTGGAGAAGAGCTGCAGGTCTGGTCCAAGGCTCTGCACATAGAATCAGCTGATGCAGTTGCGTTGCCATATGTAATTCCTTACTAA